From a single Streptomyces sp. NBC_01276 genomic region:
- a CDS encoding MFS transporter, with protein MVKSLPLLLLVVCAVQFLDAMDIASMGPALPLVQADLGMSTSALQWVVSAYALGFGGFLLLGGRLADLYNRKKLLIGFLAVFVVASILGGIADNGVLLVVARLLKGVSAGITAPAAMAILLDAFRDEQSRNRALGTFLAVASAGYSLGLILGGLMAGVSWRLVLFAPAVAGVLVALLAASVVPAQQEKGKSGSIDILGAVTVTAGAVALVYGLSRAASDGWSDAQTIGSLIAAAVLFPLFAVVESRHPAPLVPLSVFRKGQLTRALVSMLFFGAYVSFQFVLTLYYQEQLGWSPLEAGLAFLLGGVLTAGTARYGAALVTKYGAWPVATGGLVLLSIGYLGWVLLMGQVDPLVTLFAQQLLGGLGFAAVYPALNIAAVGTAEPDEQGLVSGLFNAGAQIGNGVVIAVTATAFSLSTGGIAPYRAGLWTVTVITLAVTLVALAGAARYRQKAAA; from the coding sequence GTGGTCAAGAGCCTGCCCCTGCTGCTCCTGGTCGTGTGCGCGGTGCAGTTCCTGGACGCGATGGACATCGCGAGCATGGGACCGGCCCTCCCCCTCGTCCAGGCGGACCTGGGCATGTCGACCTCCGCACTCCAGTGGGTCGTCTCCGCCTACGCCCTCGGATTCGGCGGGTTCCTGCTGCTGGGCGGCCGGCTGGCCGACCTCTACAACCGCAAGAAGCTGCTGATCGGCTTCCTCGCCGTCTTCGTGGTGGCGAGCATCCTCGGCGGCATCGCCGACAACGGAGTGCTCCTGGTCGTCGCCCGTCTCCTCAAGGGCGTCAGCGCCGGCATCACCGCACCCGCCGCCATGGCCATCCTGCTCGACGCCTTCCGTGACGAGCAGTCACGCAACCGCGCGCTCGGCACCTTCCTCGCCGTGGCCTCGGCCGGCTACTCGCTCGGCCTGATCCTCGGCGGCCTGATGGCGGGCGTCTCCTGGCGCCTGGTCCTCTTCGCCCCGGCCGTGGCCGGTGTCCTGGTCGCCCTGCTCGCCGCCTCCGTGGTACCCGCCCAGCAGGAGAAGGGCAAGAGCGGAAGCATCGACATCCTCGGCGCCGTCACGGTGACGGCCGGCGCGGTGGCCCTCGTGTACGGGCTCAGCCGGGCCGCGAGCGACGGCTGGAGCGACGCGCAGACGATCGGTTCGCTCATCGCCGCCGCGGTCCTCTTCCCGCTGTTCGCCGTGGTCGAGAGCCGGCACCCGGCGCCGCTGGTCCCGCTCTCCGTCTTCCGCAAGGGCCAGCTGACCCGCGCCCTGGTCTCGATGCTCTTCTTCGGCGCCTACGTCTCCTTCCAGTTCGTGCTCACCCTCTACTACCAGGAGCAGCTGGGCTGGAGCCCGCTGGAGGCCGGCCTCGCCTTCCTCCTCGGCGGCGTGCTGACCGCGGGCACCGCCCGCTACGGCGCGGCCCTGGTCACCAAGTACGGCGCCTGGCCCGTCGCCACCGGCGGCCTGGTCCTGCTGAGCATCGGCTACCTCGGCTGGGTCCTGCTCATGGGTCAGGTCGACCCGCTGGTCACGCTGTTCGCGCAGCAGCTCCTCGGCGGCCTCGGCTTCGCCGCGGTCTACCCGGCGCTGAACATCGCGGCCGTCGGCACCGCCGAGCCCGACGAGCAGGGCCTGGTCTCGGGCCTGTTCAACGCCGGCGCGCAGATCGGCAACGGTGTGGTCATCGCCGTCACCGCCACCGCCTTCTCGCTCTCCACCGGCGGGATCGCCCCGTACCGGGCGGGTCTGTGGACCGTCACGGTCATCACCCTCGCCGTCACCCTCGTGGCCCTGGCGGGCGCCGCCCGCTACCGCCAGAAGGCCGCGGCCTGA
- a CDS encoding AfsR/SARP family transcriptional regulator: protein MKQRVAVRLGGAMQQTLLATLLAAGGSLVTVDSLILELWGTTPPNKVENALQAQVSRVRRTLAAVEPDREGSRVVTSTSGYMFLFDRWELDAYLFLDTVDAIHARTGTDTLSEHRQNVADLRAGLSRWRGPVFGGLAGGPICQTASTRYMEARNSALILLYDLELRTGGHERILPELTELYSRNPNHEQFCMLLMRALYRCGRQLDALTVYRQCRHNMIESQGIEPSPVLSQYERAILTHDPMLLQNEPYWPVPALVAS from the coding sequence ATGAAACAGCGGGTCGCCGTGCGGCTCGGCGGCGCCATGCAGCAGACGCTCCTGGCGACCCTGCTCGCGGCCGGCGGATCGCTCGTCACGGTCGACTCCCTCATCCTCGAACTCTGGGGAACCACACCCCCCAACAAGGTCGAGAACGCCCTCCAGGCGCAGGTCAGCCGAGTACGCAGAACCCTGGCCGCGGTGGAGCCCGACCGGGAGGGATCGCGGGTGGTGACGAGCACCTCCGGCTACATGTTCCTTTTCGACCGGTGGGAACTCGACGCCTACCTGTTCCTCGACACCGTGGACGCGATCCACGCGAGAACCGGCACGGACACCCTGTCCGAGCACCGCCAGAACGTCGCCGACCTCCGCGCCGGACTCTCCCGCTGGAGAGGTCCCGTATTCGGCGGACTGGCCGGCGGACCGATCTGCCAGACCGCCTCCACGAGATATATGGAGGCGCGGAATTCGGCGCTCATTCTTCTTTACGATCTCGAACTGCGCACCGGCGGCCACGAACGGATCCTTCCGGAGCTGACCGAGCTCTACTCCCGCAACCCGAACCACGAGCAGTTCTGCATGCTCCTCATGCGGGCCCTGTACCGGTGCGGCCGCCAGCTCGACGCCCTGACGGTCTACCGCCAGTGCCGCCACAACATGATCGAGTCGCAGGGCATCGAGCCCTCCCCCGTACTCAGCCAGTACGAGCGGGCGATCCTCACCCACGACCCGATGCTGCTCCAGAACGAGCCCTACTGGCCGGTGCCGGCCCTCGTCGCGAGCTAG
- a CDS encoding sirohydrochlorin chelatase: protein MGDALLLVAHGSRDPRHATTVRALTRGIRSSRPGLRVSTAFLDFDAPSVPQELARAARHGAARLVVQPLLLTRAFHAKTDLPGILSRAPASLTVRQTPVLGPDPLLTAALERRLYQAGLAPDERATTGVVLAAAGSSDPEAAAALAGITRRWQRTGGWHSVRFACASHGPRTGDAVRALRAGGARRIAVAPYVLAPGRLPDRIAEGARGAGADVLGAVLGAAPELVRLVLLRYDAAVRVPALTG, encoded by the coding sequence ATGGGCGACGCCCTGCTGCTGGTCGCGCACGGCAGCCGCGATCCGCGCCACGCGACCACGGTCCGCGCCCTCACCCGCGGGATCCGGTCTTCGAGGCCCGGACTGCGCGTGAGCACGGCCTTCCTCGACTTCGACGCCCCCTCCGTACCGCAGGAGCTGGCGCGGGCGGCCCGTCACGGAGCCGCTCGGCTGGTGGTCCAGCCGCTGCTCCTGACCCGGGCCTTCCACGCCAAGACGGACCTGCCCGGCATCCTGAGCCGGGCACCGGCCTCCCTCACGGTGCGCCAGACCCCCGTCCTGGGACCGGATCCGCTGCTGACCGCCGCACTGGAACGCCGGCTGTACCAGGCCGGACTCGCCCCGGACGAACGCGCCACGACCGGCGTGGTCCTCGCGGCCGCCGGCAGCTCCGACCCGGAGGCGGCCGCCGCGCTCGCCGGGATCACCCGGCGGTGGCAGCGCACCGGCGGCTGGCACTCCGTACGCTTCGCCTGCGCCTCCCACGGCCCCCGCACCGGGGACGCCGTACGGGCGCTGCGCGCCGGGGGCGCCCGGCGGATCGCGGTCGCCCCGTACGTCCTGGCGCCGGGAAGGCTCCCGGACCGGATCGCCGAGGGCGCCCGCGGCGCGGGGGCGGACGTCCTGGGCGCGGTGCTCGGCGCCGCCCCGGAACTGGTGCGCCTCGTCCTGCTCCGGTACGACGCGGCCGTCCGCGTACCGGCCCTGACGGGCTGA
- a CDS encoding ABC transporter permease, translating to MASTDLRPPGPRPSREFPAASNELAGLDALDTHQTARTSLRRVLWGKALPPAVAVALVLTVWQGLTWARVADDYVLPPPSAVWHSLTDLWFRGTLLDVVWTSVWRGLSGFLLALAIGTPLGLLVARVRFVRAAIGPVLQGLQSLPSVAWVPPAVLWLGLDDSMMYAVILLGATPSIAGGLVSGIDQVPPLFLRAGRSLGATGLRGARHVVMPAALPGYLAGLKQGWAFSWRSLMAAEIIASSPDLGLGLGQLLESGRETSDMARIFLAIVLILLVGVVVDLLVFGPLERRMLRRRGLRP from the coding sequence ATGGCCAGCACTGACCTCAGGCCCCCCGGGCCCCGACCGTCCCGAGAGTTCCCCGCCGCCTCCAACGAGCTGGCCGGACTCGACGCCCTCGACACCCACCAGACGGCCCGCACCTCCCTGCGCCGGGTGCTGTGGGGCAAGGCACTGCCGCCCGCCGTGGCCGTCGCCCTGGTGCTGACGGTGTGGCAGGGGCTCACCTGGGCCCGGGTCGCCGACGACTACGTGCTCCCGCCGCCCTCCGCCGTCTGGCACAGCCTGACCGACCTCTGGTTCAGGGGCACCCTCCTCGACGTCGTGTGGACCAGCGTCTGGCGCGGCCTGTCGGGCTTCCTGCTGGCCCTGGCCATCGGCACCCCGCTCGGCCTGCTCGTCGCCCGCGTCAGGTTCGTGCGCGCCGCGATCGGGCCCGTCCTCCAGGGCCTGCAGTCCCTGCCCTCGGTCGCCTGGGTCCCCCCGGCGGTCCTGTGGCTGGGCCTGGACGACTCGATGATGTACGCCGTGATCCTGCTCGGGGCCACCCCCTCCATCGCGGGCGGCCTCGTCTCCGGCATCGACCAGGTCCCGCCGCTGTTCCTGCGGGCCGGCCGCTCCCTGGGCGCCACCGGTCTGCGCGGCGCCCGGCACGTGGTGATGCCCGCCGCGCTGCCCGGCTACCTGGCCGGCCTCAAGCAGGGCTGGGCCTTCTCCTGGCGCTCCCTGATGGCCGCCGAGATCATCGCCAGCTCCCCCGATCTGGGCCTGGGGCTCGGCCAGTTGCTGGAGTCGGGGCGCGAGACCTCCGACATGGCGCGGATCTTCCTCGCCATCGTGCTGATCCTGCTGGTCGGCGTCGTCGTCGACCTGCTGGTCTTCGGCCCGCTGGAGCGCCGGATGCTGCGCCGGCGGGGCTTGCGCCCGTGA
- a CDS encoding ABC transporter ATP-binding protein has product MATALINAEHTTALTRAVRIEHVSKSFPGPAGPQPVLDDISLDVAPGEFVTLLGASGCGKSTLLNLVAGLDTPTAGTVATEGRAALMFQEHALFPWLTAGRNIELALRLRGVPKNDRKPEAERLLELVRLGGAYGKRVHELSGGMRQRVALARALAQDSRLLLMDEPFAALDAITRDVLHGELTRIWAEANISGSAAGGLSVLFVTHNVREAVRLAERVVLLSSRPGRVAKEWTVDIPQPRRIEDADVADLSVEITEHLRGEIRRHGQH; this is encoded by the coding sequence ATGGCGACCGCCCTGATCAACGCGGAGCACACCACGGCCCTCACACGGGCCGTCCGCATCGAGCACGTCTCCAAGTCCTTTCCCGGCCCGGCCGGCCCCCAGCCCGTGCTGGACGACATCAGCCTCGACGTCGCGCCCGGGGAGTTCGTCACCCTCCTCGGCGCCTCCGGCTGCGGCAAGTCCACCCTGCTCAACCTGGTCGCGGGACTGGACACCCCGACCGCCGGGACCGTCGCCACCGAGGGCCGCGCGGCCCTGATGTTCCAGGAGCACGCCCTCTTCCCGTGGCTCACCGCGGGCAGGAACATCGAACTCGCCCTGCGCCTGCGCGGGGTGCCCAAGAACGACCGCAAGCCGGAGGCCGAACGGCTGCTGGAGCTGGTCCGGCTCGGCGGGGCGTACGGCAAGCGCGTCCACGAACTGTCCGGCGGCATGCGCCAGCGCGTGGCCCTGGCCCGCGCCCTCGCCCAGGACAGCCGCCTGCTGCTGATGGACGAGCCCTTCGCGGCCCTCGACGCCATCACCCGCGACGTCCTGCACGGCGAACTCACCCGCATCTGGGCCGAAGCGAACATCAGCGGCTCCGCCGCGGGGGGACTCTCCGTCCTCTTCGTCACGCACAACGTCCGCGAGGCCGTCCGCCTCGCCGAGCGCGTGGTCCTGCTCTCCTCCCGGCCCGGCCGGGTCGCGAAGGAATGGACCGTGGACATCCCGCAGCCGCGCCGCATCGAGGACGCGGACGTCGCGGACCTGTCCGTCGAGATCACCGAACACCTGCGTGGGGAGATCCGCCGCCATGGCCAGCACTGA
- a CDS encoding aliphatic sulfonate ABC transporter substrate-binding protein, whose amino-acid sequence MDRLTMSPTRRLRPAAALLLLIAAALTSCGYGSRADQVPAAAQAPADGTGAKLSAGSVTLGYFPNLTHATALVGVREGLIQRELGGTALKTTTFNAGPAEIEALNAGSVDIAFIGPSPAVNGYVKSKGRNLRIISGSASGGVKLVVNPERIKTLDDLKGKRIATPQLGNTQDVAFLNWAATRGWKVDAASGKGDVSVVRTNNTITPDAYRSGSVDGAWVPEPTASKLVAEGATVLLDESGLWPDGKFVITNVVVSQEFLKGHADVVEAVLRGTVKTNEWINAHRDEAKTSANAALKTLSGKELEPEVIDRAWPGIVVTDDPLAATLRAQADHAVAAGLLERPDLTGIYDLGPLDKVLGSLHRPPVTPPGPGTDDQRS is encoded by the coding sequence ATGGACCGCCTGACCATGTCCCCCACGCGCCGCCTCCGCCCCGCCGCGGCCCTCCTGCTGCTGATCGCCGCCGCCCTCACCTCCTGCGGCTACGGCTCCCGGGCCGACCAGGTACCCGCCGCCGCCCAGGCCCCCGCGGACGGGACGGGCGCGAAGCTCTCGGCGGGCTCCGTGACCCTCGGCTACTTCCCGAACCTGACCCACGCCACCGCCCTGGTCGGCGTACGGGAAGGGCTGATCCAGCGGGAACTGGGCGGGACCGCCCTGAAGACCACCACCTTCAACGCCGGCCCGGCCGAGATCGAGGCCCTCAACGCCGGCTCCGTCGACATCGCCTTCATCGGCCCCTCGCCCGCCGTCAACGGCTACGTGAAGTCCAAGGGCCGCAACCTGCGGATCATCTCCGGCTCCGCGTCCGGCGGGGTCAAGCTCGTCGTGAACCCGGAGAGGATCAAGACCCTCGACGACCTCAAGGGCAAGCGGATCGCCACCCCGCAGCTCGGCAACACCCAGGACGTGGCCTTCCTCAACTGGGCCGCCACGCGCGGCTGGAAGGTCGACGCGGCCAGCGGAAAGGGCGACGTGTCCGTCGTCCGCACCAACAACACCATCACCCCCGACGCCTACCGGTCCGGTTCCGTCGACGGCGCCTGGGTGCCCGAGCCGACCGCGTCCAAGCTGGTCGCCGAGGGCGCGACCGTCCTCCTCGACGAGAGCGGCCTGTGGCCCGACGGGAAGTTCGTGATCACGAACGTCGTCGTGTCGCAGGAGTTCCTCAAAGGCCACGCGGACGTGGTGGAGGCCGTGCTCCGCGGCACGGTGAAGACCAACGAGTGGATCAACGCCCACCGGGACGAGGCCAAGACCTCCGCCAACGCCGCCCTGAAGACGCTCAGCGGCAAGGAGCTGGAGCCCGAGGTCATCGACCGGGCCTGGCCGGGCATCGTCGTCACCGACGACCCCCTGGCCGCCACCCTGCGGGCCCAGGCCGACCACGCCGTCGCCGCGGGCCTGCTGGAGCGGCCCGACCTGACCGGCATCTACGACCTCGGGCCGCTCGACAAGGTCCTCGGTTCCCTGCACAGGCCCCCCGTCACCCCGCCGGGTCCGGGCACCGACGACCAACGGAGCTGA
- a CDS encoding GTP-binding protein, whose amino-acid sequence MTTTTLLRFATAGSVDDGKSTLVGRLLHDSKSVLTDQLEAVRRVSADRGQEAPDLALLTDGLRAEREQGITIDVAYRYFATARRRFILADTPGHVQYTRNMVTGASTADLAVVLVDARNGVIEQTRRHAAVAALLRVPHVVLAVNKMDLVDYRETVFAKIAEEFTAYASELGILDVTAIPISALAGDNVVEPSAHMDWYGGPTVLEHLETVPVTDEFTAAHARFPVQYVIRPRSAAHPDYRGYAGQIASGVLRVGEAVTVLPSGRTSTIEGIDALGESVDTAWAPQSVTVRLKDDIDISRGDLIAPTALAPTTTQDVVATVCHVADRPLTVGQRVLLKHTTRTVKAIVKEIPSRLTLDDLSQHPAPGRLVANDIGRVVVRTAEPLALDAYAASRRTGSFLLIDPADGTTLTAGMAGDAFTEHEWTA is encoded by the coding sequence ATGACGACCACCACGCTGTTGCGCTTCGCGACCGCCGGCTCCGTCGACGACGGCAAGTCCACCCTGGTCGGCCGTCTGCTGCACGACTCGAAGTCGGTCCTGACCGACCAGCTGGAGGCCGTCCGGCGGGTGTCGGCCGACCGTGGCCAGGAGGCCCCGGACCTTGCCCTGCTCACCGACGGCCTGCGCGCGGAGCGCGAGCAGGGCATCACCATCGACGTGGCCTACCGCTACTTCGCCACCGCCCGCCGCCGGTTCATCCTCGCCGACACCCCCGGGCACGTGCAGTACACCCGCAACATGGTCACCGGCGCCTCCACCGCCGACCTGGCCGTGGTCCTCGTCGACGCCCGCAACGGCGTCATCGAGCAGACCCGCCGCCACGCCGCCGTCGCCGCCCTCCTGCGCGTCCCCCACGTCGTCCTCGCCGTCAACAAGATGGACCTCGTCGACTACCGCGAGACCGTCTTCGCCAAGATCGCCGAAGAGTTCACCGCCTACGCCTCCGAGCTGGGGATCCTCGACGTCACCGCCATCCCGATCTCGGCCCTGGCCGGGGACAACGTCGTCGAGCCCTCCGCGCACATGGACTGGTACGGCGGACCCACCGTCCTCGAACACCTCGAAACCGTGCCCGTCACCGACGAGTTCACCGCCGCCCACGCCCGCTTCCCCGTCCAGTACGTGATCCGCCCCCGGTCCGCCGCCCACCCCGACTACCGCGGCTACGCGGGCCAGATCGCCTCCGGCGTCCTGCGCGTCGGCGAGGCCGTCACCGTCCTGCCGTCGGGCCGTACCAGCACCATCGAGGGGATCGACGCCCTCGGCGAGTCCGTGGACACCGCCTGGGCGCCGCAGTCGGTGACGGTCCGCCTCAAGGACGACATCGACATCTCGCGCGGCGACCTGATCGCCCCCACCGCCCTGGCCCCCACCACCACGCAGGACGTCGTCGCCACCGTCTGCCACGTCGCCGACCGGCCCCTCACGGTCGGCCAGCGCGTCCTGCTCAAGCACACCACCCGCACGGTCAAGGCGATCGTCAAGGAGATCCCCTCGCGGCTGACCCTCGACGACCTCTCCCAGCACCCGGCCCCCGGCCGGCTGGTGGCCAACGACATCGGCCGCGTCGTCGTCCGCACCGCCGAGCCGCTCGCGCTCGACGCGTACGCAGCCTCCCGCCGCACCGGGTCCTTCCTCCTCATCGACCCGGCCGACGGCACCACCCTGACCGCGGGCATGGCCGGCGATGCCTTCACGGAACACGAATGGACCGCCTGA
- the cysD gene encoding sulfate adenylyltransferase subunit CysD: MESEAVHIFREVAGEFEKPVILFSGGKDSIVMLHLALKAFAPAPVPFTLLHVDTGHNFPEVLAYRDRAVARHGLRLHVASVQEYIDAGKLRERPDGVRNPLQTVPLTEAIQQLKFDAVFGGGRRDEEKARAKERVFSLRDEFSQWDPRRQRPELWQLYNGRHAPGEHVRVFPLSNWTELDVWQYIAREDIELPQIYFAHEREVFQRNGMWLTAGEWGGPKDTEPVHKRLVRYRTVGDMSCTGAVDSDATTLDTVIAEIAVSRLTERGATRADDKLSEAAMEDRKREGYF, translated from the coding sequence ATGGAGTCCGAGGCGGTGCACATCTTCCGTGAGGTGGCGGGCGAGTTCGAGAAGCCGGTGATCCTGTTCTCCGGCGGCAAGGACTCCATCGTCATGCTGCACCTGGCGCTGAAGGCGTTCGCGCCCGCGCCGGTCCCCTTCACGCTGCTGCACGTGGACACCGGCCACAACTTCCCCGAGGTCCTGGCCTACCGCGACCGCGCCGTCGCCCGGCACGGACTGCGCCTGCACGTGGCCTCCGTCCAGGAGTACATCGACGCCGGCAAGCTCCGCGAGCGCCCCGACGGCGTCCGCAACCCGCTGCAGACCGTCCCGCTGACCGAGGCGATCCAGCAGCTGAAGTTCGACGCGGTCTTCGGCGGCGGCCGCCGCGACGAGGAGAAGGCCCGCGCCAAGGAACGCGTCTTCTCCCTGCGCGACGAGTTCTCCCAGTGGGACCCCCGCCGCCAGCGCCCCGAACTGTGGCAGCTCTACAACGGCCGCCACGCCCCCGGCGAGCACGTCCGCGTCTTCCCGCTCTCCAACTGGACCGAGCTCGACGTGTGGCAGTACATCGCCCGCGAGGACATCGAACTCCCTCAGATCTACTTCGCCCACGAACGCGAGGTCTTCCAGCGCAACGGCATGTGGCTGACGGCCGGCGAATGGGGCGGGCCGAAGGACACCGAGCCGGTCCACAAGCGCCTCGTGCGCTACCGCACCGTCGGCGACATGTCCTGCACCGGCGCCGTCGACTCCGACGCCACCACCCTCGACACGGTGATCGCCGAGATCGCCGTCTCCCGCCTCACCGAGCGGGGCGCCACCCGCGCCGACGACAAGCTCTCCGAAGCCGCGATGGAAGACCGCAAGCGCGAAGGGTACTTCTAA
- the cysC gene encoding adenylyl-sulfate kinase, with product MSVSDQGATVWLTGLPSAGKTTIAYALAERLRAGGHRVEVLDGDEIREFLSAGLGFGREDRHTNVQRIGFVAELLASNGVKALVPVIAPFADSREAVRERHAAAGTTYLEVHVATPVEVCSERDVKGLYARQAAGEISGLTGVDDPYEAPQTPDLRIESHHQTVHQSAAELFALLDQRGLV from the coding sequence ATGAGCGTGAGCGACCAGGGAGCCACGGTGTGGCTGACCGGTCTGCCCAGCGCGGGCAAGACCACCATCGCCTACGCGCTGGCGGAGCGGCTGCGTGCCGGGGGACACCGGGTGGAGGTCCTGGACGGGGACGAGATCCGCGAGTTCCTCTCCGCGGGCCTGGGTTTCGGCCGTGAGGACCGGCACACCAACGTGCAGCGGATCGGTTTCGTCGCCGAGCTCCTGGCGAGCAACGGGGTCAAGGCCCTGGTCCCGGTGATCGCGCCGTTCGCCGACAGCCGCGAGGCCGTCCGCGAGCGGCACGCCGCCGCGGGCACCACGTACCTGGAGGTCCACGTGGCCACCCCGGTCGAAGTGTGCTCCGAGCGGGACGTGAAGGGCCTGTACGCCAGGCAGGCCGCGGGCGAGATCTCCGGTCTCACCGGAGTCGACGACCCGTACGAGGCACCGCAAACCCCGGACCTGCGCATCGAGTCGCACCACCAGACCGTCCACCAATCCGCAGCGGAGCTCTTCGCGCTGCTCGACCAGAGGGGTCTCGTGTGA
- a CDS encoding phosphoadenylyl-sulfate reductase: protein MTDLEKLAERAGRDLEDAPAPEILRWAAETFGRKFCVTSSMEDAVVAHLASRAFPGVDVVFLDTGYHFEETIGTRDAVEAVMDVNVITLTPRQSVAEQDAEYGPRLHDRDPDLCCALRKVRPLEEGLTGYEAWATGLRRDESPTRANTPVVGWDGKRRKVKVSPIARWSRDDVDAYVAEHGVLTNPLLMDGYASVGCAPCTRRVAEGEDARAGRWAGRGKTECGLHG, encoded by the coding sequence ATGACCGATCTCGAAAAGCTGGCCGAGCGGGCGGGCCGGGACCTGGAGGATGCGCCGGCTCCGGAAATCCTGCGGTGGGCCGCCGAGACCTTCGGGAGGAAATTCTGCGTGACCTCGTCGATGGAGGACGCGGTGGTCGCGCACCTCGCCTCGCGTGCCTTTCCCGGCGTGGACGTGGTGTTCCTGGACACCGGTTACCACTTCGAGGAGACCATCGGGACCCGTGACGCGGTGGAGGCGGTGATGGACGTGAACGTCATCACCCTCACCCCGCGTCAGTCGGTCGCCGAGCAGGACGCGGAGTACGGGCCGAGGCTCCACGACCGCGATCCGGACCTGTGCTGCGCGCTGCGGAAGGTCAGGCCGTTGGAAGAGGGTCTGACCGGATACGAGGCGTGGGCGACGGGGCTGCGCCGTGACGAGTCCCCGACCCGGGCGAACACGCCGGTGGTGGGCTGGGACGGGAAGCGGCGGAAGGTGAAGGTCTCCCCGATCGCCCGCTGGAGCCGGGACGACGTGGACGCGTACGTCGCCGAGCACGGTGTGCTCACCAACCCGCTGCTGATGGACGGTTACGCCTCGGTGGGCTGTGCCCCCTGCACCCGCCGGGTGGCGGAGGGCGAGGACGCGCGGGCCGGCCGGTGGGCCGGGCGCGGCAAGACCGAGTGCGGACTGCACGGCTGA